TACGCCTCCCGATTTGGAAACCAGAATCGCTATTTTGCGACGCAAAGCTGAAACAGAAGGTTTGACTATCGATGATGGTACGCTTAACTATATTGCATCTCAAGTTGATACTAACATTAGAGAACTTGAAGGGGCTTTAGTTAAAGTTCAAGCTTATGCCACAATTGAAAAAGCAGATATTGACGTTAACCTTGCGCGTGAAGCATTAGTTGACCTCAAATTAGTTCAAAAAAATCGTGGATTACAAATCTCTAAAATACAGGAGGTTGTCGCAAACTATTTCCAAACTTCAACTGCTGAATTAAAGGGTAAAAAGCGTGTACGGCAGATTGTAGTTCCTCGGCAAATAGCAATGTATCTTTCTCGTGAATTAACAGATGCCAGTTTGCCAAAAATTGGTCAAGAATTTGGGGGAAAAGATCATACCACTGTCATGCATGCTTATGATAAAATCGACAAGCAGATGAAACTTGATTCTGATATCAAAACTGCTGTCTTTGACCTAAAGCAAATTTTGGAGCACTAAAAGTTATCCACTGTGGAAAAATAAACAAGTTTTACACAAGTTTTTAACCGTAACAAGTCCGTTATTTTAGGCTTCTTATGAGTTTTCAACAGAACTCACAGGTCCTACTACTACTAATTATATAATTACTAATAAAGAGAAATCACACAGCTATTCTTGGGAGGAAAAACATGAAGTTTACAATTAATCGCAATCTGTTTATCGAAAACCTCAATAATGTAATGCGGGCCATCTCATCAAGAGCTACTATTCCAATTCTTAGTGGAATTAAGTTAGACTTAACAGAAGATGAACTTACGCTAACCGGTAGTGATACAGATATTTCAATTGAAATTCAAATTCCAGTCAATGATGATTTAAATGTGGAATCTACAGGTTCTATTGTTTTACCAGCTAGATTCTTTAGTGAAATCGTAAAAAAATTGCCAGGTAAAGACTTCTCATTTGAAGTAAAAGAAAGTTTTCAAACTCAGATCATATCTGAAAATAGTGAATTTACAATTAATGGTTTAGATGCTAATAACTATCCACGTTTACCAGAAATTCCAGATGCTGCTTCATTCACTATTTCTGGTAAAACTTTCCGTGAAATCATTAATGAAACGCAATTTGCTACTTCCAATGATCAAACACGAGCAATTTTAACTGGGGTACGTTTCTTCTTTAGTCCAGATAAAATTAAAGCTGTCGCAACTGATTCCCACCGTTTATCTCAAAGAACAATTGCTTTAGAAAACGGACCTCAAGCTGAAACTGATTTGATTATTCCTGGTAAAAGTTTGCAGGAATTAGCTAGAATCATTGGTGAAGCTGATCCAGAAGTTAAAGTTTGCCCAGGTGATAACCAAGCTTTATTTGTAATTGGCAACTTGTCCTTCTATTCACGTCTTTTGGACGGAAATTATCCAGACACTGATCGCTTGATTCCGACTGAAAAGACCACTAGTGTTGAATTTGACATTTCCGAATTATCTAGTGCCCTTGAACGTGCCAGTTTGTTAACTCATGCTGGCCGTAACAACGTGGTTACTTTGACTTTAGATATAGAAAATCAATCAGCTAAGTTATCAGGTAAATCTGCGGAAATTGGTAATGTTGAAGAAGATGTTAGCTTCAGAAATCTTGAAGGAAACAATTTAGAGATTTCCTTCAACCCTGACTATATGCGTGATGCGTTAAGAGCTTCAGTAACAGATTCTGTAATTATGAGTTTTACTAAGTCACTTCGTCCATTTATCATTAATCCAGATAAAGAAGACATTGAATTTGTGCAATTAATTACGCCAGTTAGAACATATTAATCAAGTACACAATATTTAGGTCATAAAAAGTCGTCAAATAAGGCGACTTTTTATTTTGCTTTTAAACGAAAACGCAAAATATTGGCGTATATTTATTTTTTTACCGTGCTAGTGTGATTAGGTTATTTTGAAAAAAAGCTCTGAAAAGGCTTATAAGAGCGATTTAGTTTGTTATTTGGGTTGAAAACTAATATAATTATATAGGTATAAAGCGTATTGAAGGTGAGCATTATTAAGTATTTTAAAGTTGACGGCGATCATATTACTTTGGGGCAATTCCTGAAGGAAGAGAGCATTATTTCATCAGGTGGACAAGCTAAATGGTACTTAAAAGATAATCCAGTAACTTTAAATGGTGAACTTGAAGATCGAAGAGGCAAAAAGATGCATGTTGGTGATCATGTAGTGGTTAATGGCCAAGAATATGAGTTTCGGTAGGGAAGTCAATGTATCTTGATCATTTTACTGTACAGAATTTTCGTAATTTAAAAAAGCTTGACGTAAATTTTGATTCAAACGTCAATATTTTTATTGGTAAAAATGCTCAGGGCAAGACCAATTTGCTAGAGGCAATCTATTTTTTAGCATTAACACGTTCACATAGGACCAATAATGATAAAGATTTAATTGGTTTCGGCGGTGAGTTTACCAATTTACTTGGGCATGTACATAAAAGCCAGGTGGAGCTTGATTTACGTGTTTTGATCACCCAAAAAGGTAAAAAAGTATGGATTAATCGAGTTGAGCAGGCGAAGTTGTCTAAATACGTAGGTCAGCTGAATGCGATTTTATTTTCACCGGAAGACCTCGAGTTGATCAAGGGTGCACCAGCACTGCGGCGGAGATTTATGGATCAAGAATTTGGTCAAATAAATGCAGAGTATTTATACTTCGCAAGTAAGTAT
This is a stretch of genomic DNA from Lactobacillus crispatus. It encodes these proteins:
- the dnaN gene encoding DNA polymerase III subunit beta, producing MKFTINRNLFIENLNNVMRAISSRATIPILSGIKLDLTEDELTLTGSDTDISIEIQIPVNDDLNVESTGSIVLPARFFSEIVKKLPGKDFSFEVKESFQTQIISENSEFTINGLDANNYPRLPEIPDAASFTISGKTFREIINETQFATSNDQTRAILTGVRFFFSPDKIKAVATDSHRLSQRTIALENGPQAETDLIIPGKSLQELARIIGEADPEVKVCPGDNQALFVIGNLSFYSRLLDGNYPDTDRLIPTEKTTSVEFDISELSSALERASLLTHAGRNNVVTLTLDIENQSAKLSGKSAEIGNVEEDVSFRNLEGNNLEISFNPDYMRDALRASVTDSVIMSFTKSLRPFIINPDKEDIEFVQLITPVRTY
- the yaaA gene encoding S4 domain-containing protein YaaA — its product is MKVSIIKYFKVDGDHITLGQFLKEESIISSGGQAKWYLKDNPVTLNGELEDRRGKKMHVGDHVVVNGQEYEFR